One genomic region from Actinocatenispora thailandica encodes:
- a CDS encoding restriction endonuclease subunit S translates to MRLNVNWPIVELSELLKIPPSYGIVQPGRHVSSGVPIVRVGDISNGRVDASAPLCVDAEVEDRYRRTRLEGGEIVLSLVGSVGNAAVVANDLSGWNVARAVAVLRPKDPEFTRWIYYSLRSSTAQESMRNWQTTTVQATLNLRDVARIPISVPPPAVIGAATSVLGALDDKIAVNERIAATCDELRSLLFAEAISRDRARCDERPLSGVASFVNGRAFTKDANGTGRVVVRIAELNSGPGASTVYSDIEVPDRHLARSGDVLFAWSGSLRVARWFRSAAIVNQHIFKVIPHSGMPNWLVYELINLRMPEFRGIAADKATTMGHIQRKHLDDLVFVPNEDLSADLHGRLEPLWQRALTAEQESLALTELRDALLPKLMSGEIRVKDAERQVGEVV, encoded by the coding sequence ATGAGGCTGAACGTGAACTGGCCCATCGTCGAATTGTCAGAGCTGCTCAAGATCCCGCCGTCCTATGGGATCGTCCAGCCAGGGCGTCACGTTTCAAGTGGTGTCCCAATCGTGAGAGTCGGTGATATCTCCAATGGTCGGGTCGATGCGTCGGCGCCGCTGTGTGTCGACGCCGAGGTCGAAGATAGATATCGTCGAACACGCCTCGAAGGCGGTGAGATCGTCTTATCGCTCGTTGGATCGGTTGGTAACGCCGCCGTCGTTGCGAACGATCTGTCAGGCTGGAATGTTGCACGTGCTGTGGCCGTCTTGCGTCCCAAGGATCCGGAGTTCACTCGCTGGATCTACTATTCGTTGCGATCCTCGACGGCTCAGGAAAGCATGAGGAATTGGCAAACGACGACTGTCCAAGCCACGCTGAACCTTAGAGACGTGGCGCGCATTCCAATTTCTGTGCCTCCCCCTGCTGTTATTGGAGCCGCAACATCGGTGTTGGGGGCGCTGGACGACAAGATCGCGGTCAACGAGCGGATCGCCGCTACCTGTGACGAGTTGAGGAGTCTCCTTTTTGCAGAGGCGATTTCGCGTGACCGTGCGAGGTGCGATGAGAGGCCACTCTCCGGCGTGGCGTCATTTGTCAATGGTCGTGCCTTTACGAAGGATGCGAACGGAACAGGGCGAGTGGTCGTTCGCATTGCCGAACTCAACTCAGGTCCGGGCGCGTCCACCGTCTATAGCGACATCGAGGTACCTGATCGGCATCTTGCCCGATCCGGGGACGTATTGTTCGCATGGTCGGGATCGCTTCGAGTCGCGCGCTGGTTCCGTTCGGCGGCAATCGTCAATCAGCATATATTCAAGGTGATTCCCCACTCCGGGATGCCGAATTGGCTCGTGTACGAGCTGATCAATCTGCGTATGCCGGAGTTCCGAGGGATCGCTGCCGACAAAGCTACGACCATGGGGCATATTCAACGAAAGCATTTGGATGACCTTGTCTTTGTGCCGAATGAAGATTTGTCGGCCGACCTGCACGGACGGCTTGAGCCGCTATGGCAGCGCGCCCTCACGGCCGAACAGGAATCGCTGGCGTTGACGGAGCTGCGGGATGCGTTGTTGCCGAAGTTGATGTCGGGGGAGATCCGGGTGAAGGACGCGGAGAGACAGGTCGGGGAGGTGGTGTAG
- a CDS encoding HsdM family class I SAM-dependent methyltransferase: protein MLPGVPTMADLRETLWKAADKLRGSMDAAQYKDFVLGLVFLKYVSDAFTERREQIAQEVRAEGIAEERVADFLDDVDEYTGEGVFWVPAPARWDNIASRAKEGRVGELLDAAMDAVMGANDALLGVLPKIFNRDNVDQHRLAELVDLISDARFTGHGDRPARDVLGEVYEYFLEKFARAEGKRGGEFYTPASVVKTLVEVLEPYQGRVYDPCCGSGGMFVQAEKFVLAHSNRADAIAVYGQESNERTWRLAKMNLAIHGIGGNLGPRWADTFREDRHPDLRADHVLANPPFNMSDWARSTDDPRWRYGVPPAGNANFAWIQHILGKLAERGTAGIVLANGSMSSKQSGEGAIRAALVEADLVACMVALPPQLFRTTQIPACLWFFTKDKTPQGGAALTDRRGEVLFVDARSLGTMTNRTERVLTPDEIARIAGTYHAWRGTKTATAAYEDVPGFCYSASQDEIRTHDHVLTPGRYVGTAEVDDTDAEPTADKIARLTKDLYTHFDESARLEQAVREGLERLA, encoded by the coding sequence ATGCTGCCGGGCGTGCCGACCATGGCCGACCTGCGCGAAACGCTGTGGAAGGCCGCCGACAAGTTACGCGGCTCGATGGACGCCGCGCAGTACAAGGACTTCGTGCTCGGCCTGGTGTTCCTCAAGTACGTGTCGGACGCGTTCACCGAGCGCCGCGAACAGATCGCCCAGGAGGTGCGGGCCGAGGGCATCGCCGAAGAACGGGTCGCCGACTTCCTCGATGACGTGGACGAGTACACCGGCGAGGGCGTGTTCTGGGTGCCGGCGCCGGCCCGCTGGGACAACATCGCCTCCCGCGCGAAGGAAGGCCGGGTCGGTGAGCTGCTCGATGCCGCGATGGACGCCGTCATGGGCGCCAACGACGCGCTGCTCGGCGTGCTGCCGAAGATCTTCAACCGGGACAACGTCGACCAGCACCGGCTCGCCGAACTGGTCGACCTGATCTCCGACGCCCGGTTCACCGGGCACGGCGACCGGCCCGCCCGCGACGTGCTCGGCGAGGTGTACGAATACTTCCTGGAGAAGTTCGCCCGCGCCGAAGGCAAGCGCGGCGGCGAGTTCTACACCCCGGCCAGCGTGGTCAAGACCCTGGTCGAGGTGCTGGAGCCCTACCAGGGCCGGGTCTACGACCCGTGCTGCGGCTCCGGCGGCATGTTCGTGCAGGCCGAGAAGTTCGTGCTGGCGCACAGCAACCGGGCCGACGCGATCGCCGTCTACGGCCAGGAGTCCAACGAACGCACCTGGCGGCTGGCCAAGATGAACCTCGCCATCCACGGCATCGGCGGCAACCTCGGCCCCCGCTGGGCCGACACCTTCCGCGAGGACCGGCACCCCGACCTGCGGGCCGACCACGTGCTGGCCAACCCGCCGTTCAACATGTCCGACTGGGCCCGCAGCACCGACGACCCGCGCTGGCGCTACGGCGTACCGCCGGCCGGCAACGCCAACTTCGCCTGGATCCAGCACATCCTCGGCAAGCTCGCCGAACGCGGCACCGCCGGCATCGTGCTCGCCAACGGGTCGATGTCCTCCAAGCAGTCCGGCGAGGGCGCGATCCGGGCCGCGCTGGTCGAGGCCGACCTGGTCGCCTGCATGGTGGCGCTGCCGCCGCAGCTGTTCCGCACCACCCAGATCCCCGCCTGCCTGTGGTTCTTCACCAAGGACAAGACGCCGCAGGGCGGCGCCGCGCTGACCGACCGGCGCGGCGAGGTGCTGTTCGTCGACGCCCGCTCGCTCGGCACCATGACCAACCGCACCGAACGGGTGCTCACGCCCGACGAGATCGCCCGCATCGCCGGCACCTACCACGCCTGGCGCGGCACCAAGACCGCGACCGCGGCGTACGAGGACGTGCCCGGCTTCTGCTACTCCGCCAGCCAGGACGAGATCCGCACCCACGACCACGTCCTCACCCCCGGCCGCTACGTCGGCACCGCCGAGGTCGACGACACCGACGCGGAGCCGACAGCCGACAAGATCGCCCGCCTCACCAAGGACCTCTACACCCACTTCGACGAATCCGCCCGCCTCGAACAGGCCGTCCGCGAAGGATTGGAGCGCCTGGCATGA